A stretch of the Gammaproteobacteria bacterium genome encodes the following:
- the maiA gene encoding maleylacetoacetate isomerase, translating into MTLYSYWRSSAAYRVRIALNLKNVPYQTIPIHLVKDGGQQHQPDYRAVNPQGLVPSLRLADGTVLTQSVAIIEYLEAAYPEPSLLPSDPVEAAKVRAMGLLVACDVHPLNNLRVLQYLKESLKVVPDEVSKWYHHWICEGFTALEKLLAKTSGQCCWGDVPSFADVCLVPQVYNARRFNVDMSAFPNIVRVDGYLQTLEAFAAAAPENQIDAVLAKE; encoded by the coding sequence CTGACTTTATATAGTTACTGGCGGTCTTCGGCCGCCTATCGTGTCCGTATTGCGTTGAATCTCAAGAATGTGCCTTACCAAACCATACCAATCCATCTGGTGAAAGACGGTGGGCAACAGCATCAGCCGGATTACCGTGCCGTCAATCCGCAGGGATTGGTGCCGAGTTTGCGGTTAGCAGACGGTACGGTACTCACGCAATCGGTGGCGATTATCGAATATTTGGAAGCTGCGTATCCGGAGCCTTCCTTACTCCCAAGCGACCCGGTTGAAGCTGCCAAGGTGCGCGCGATGGGGCTATTGGTCGCCTGTGATGTGCATCCACTCAATAATCTGCGGGTTCTGCAATACCTAAAAGAATCGCTCAAGGTTGTGCCGGATGAGGTGAGCAAGTGGTATCATCACTGGATTTGTGAAGGTTTTACAGCCCTTGAGAAACTTTTAGCAAAGACCAGTGGTCAATGTTGCTGGGGCGATGTGCCGAGCTTTGCAGATGTCTGCCTGGTGCCTCAGGTCTACAACGCTAGACGTTTCAATGTCGATATGTCTGCGTTTCCCAATATTGTCCGGGTGGATGGCTATTTGCAGACCCTCGAAGCGTTTGCAGCGGCCGCACCCGAGAACCAAATTGACGCTGTTTTAGCGAAAGAATAA
- a CDS encoding FAA hydrolase family protein — MKFATLRDGTRDGQLLIVSRDLQTAVKAVEVAPTLQKLLDNWKTLAPKAEAVYQALNAGEREDAFPFKQEQCESPLPRAYQWADGSAYVNHVELVRKARGAKMPESFWTDPLMYQGGSDAFLGPYDPIKMASEDWGIDMEAEVAVVVGDVPMGATPEEAGQYIRLFMIVNDVSLRNLIPGELAKGFGFFQSKPSSAFGPVAVTPDELGEAWDGKKLHLPLVTHLNDKLLGRPNCGVDMTFDFPTLIAHAAKTRPLGAGAIIGSGTISNRDRSTGSSCLAEVRMLEILEYGEPKTPFMRYGDRVRIEMFDQEGHTIFGAIDQVVEPYQR; from the coding sequence ATGAAATTCGCAACATTAAGAGATGGAACACGTGATGGTCAGCTATTGATTGTGTCGCGGGACTTGCAAACAGCCGTGAAGGCAGTGGAGGTGGCGCCAACGCTGCAGAAGTTGCTGGATAACTGGAAAACACTCGCGCCGAAGGCGGAAGCGGTCTATCAGGCATTGAATGCAGGAGAAAGGGAAGATGCATTCCCCTTCAAACAAGAACAGTGCGAGTCGCCCTTGCCTCGTGCCTATCAATGGGCAGATGGCAGCGCCTATGTCAATCATGTCGAGCTGGTAAGAAAGGCACGCGGTGCTAAGATGCCAGAGAGTTTCTGGACAGACCCGTTGATGTATCAAGGCGGCAGTGATGCCTTCCTAGGGCCTTACGATCCCATCAAGATGGCGTCTGAGGACTGGGGTATTGATATGGAAGCCGAGGTGGCTGTTGTAGTGGGCGATGTGCCCATGGGCGCCACGCCTGAAGAAGCTGGACAGTACATTCGCTTGTTTATGATTGTCAACGATGTCTCATTACGAAACTTGATTCCTGGTGAGTTGGCAAAAGGATTTGGCTTTTTCCAGAGTAAACCATCCTCTGCCTTTGGTCCGGTTGCCGTGACCCCGGATGAGCTGGGTGAGGCGTGGGACGGCAAAAAATTGCACTTACCGCTGGTGACACATTTGAATGACAAACTGCTCGGACGGCCTAATTGTGGGGTCGATATGACATTTGATTTCCCGACATTGATTGCGCATGCGGCGAAGACCCGTCCGCTTGGTGCTGGCGCAATTATTGGTTCGGGGACAATTTCAAACCGAGATCGGTCGACAGGGTCAAGTTGCTTGGCAGAAGTGAGGATGTTGGAAATCCTTGAATATGGTGAACCCAAAACACCGTTTATGCGTTATGGCGACCGTGTGCGGATTGAGATGTTCGACCAAGAGGGGCACACGATTTTCGGCGCCATTGATCAGGTGGTCGAACCCTATCAGCGCTAA
- a CDS encoding phenylalanine 4-monooxygenase, whose translation MPTKYVAKPMDDKGRIAWTEEENQIWHDLITRQRSVIKDRACQDYLDGLEQLNLPNDRVPQLEEVSSVLRKATGWEVAWVPALISFGKFFELLANKKFPCATFIRSREEFDYLQEPDIFHEIFGHTPLLTNPYFAEFTHTYGRLGLEASKEDRVFLARMYWFTVEFGLIQRPEGLRIYGGGILSSPGETIYALDSDKPERQPFDLMNVLRTPYRIDIMQPIYFVIEDMQQLFEIAQMDIMSYVQKAKALGLFPPKFPPKPEGTGKKAASA comes from the coding sequence ATGCCAACCAAGTATGTGGCAAAACCGATGGACGATAAAGGTCGTATCGCATGGACCGAAGAAGAAAACCAAATTTGGCATGATCTGATCACAAGGCAACGAAGCGTCATCAAAGACCGAGCCTGTCAGGATTACTTAGATGGTCTAGAGCAGTTGAACCTGCCAAACGACCGTGTACCACAGCTCGAAGAAGTCTCCAGTGTGCTGCGTAAGGCAACGGGCTGGGAAGTGGCGTGGGTGCCAGCCTTGATTTCATTCGGAAAATTCTTTGAATTGTTGGCCAATAAAAAATTCCCATGCGCGACTTTTATTCGCTCCCGAGAAGAGTTTGACTATCTGCAAGAACCTGACATTTTTCATGAAATTTTTGGTCATACACCACTTTTGACCAATCCGTACTTTGCTGAATTCACCCATACATACGGAAGACTTGGCCTTGAAGCCTCAAAGGAAGATCGTGTTTTTCTGGCGAGAATGTATTGGTTCACCGTTGAGTTCGGTTTGATCCAACGTCCGGAAGGGCTACGCATCTATGGCGGCGGCATATTGTCGTCTCCGGGCGAGACGATTTATGCACTTGACTCAGATAAGCCTGAGCGACAACCATTTGATTTGATGAATGTGCTAAGGACGCCTTATCGCATTGATATTATGCAACCGATATATTTTGTGATTGAGGACATGCAGCAGCTTTTCGAGATCGCACAAATGGACATCATGAGTTATGTGCAAAAAGCGAAAGCGCTGGGACTGTTCCCACCGAAATTCCCACCTAAACCAGAGGGAACGGGCAAGAAAGCGGCATCTGCCTGA
- a CDS encoding ATP-binding cassette domain-containing protein codes for MLIDIRDVSLEIGPRVLLHEVNGTLHAGDKWALLGRNGAGKSTFLKLLAGIQEPDSGEILKKQGLQIAYVPQGLPEGLTDTVFSYVASGLRDDGDIVASYRRAILQGDERLDHWHDQMEARSLWTLETKIQRALSEAGLDPNRRLDELSGGWKRRAMIARAIVQQPDVLLLDEPTNHLDIGGIEWLERLLADWQGAFVLVTHDRAFMDRVASQIVLLDRAKFYFFPGNFSEFEARWQAAQEAEARAEALFDKKLAEEEQWLRQGIKARRTRNQGRVRALKALREARAKRLQRQGQMKNVVADFAPGSRRVIEARNLGLKVGDHWLFRHFDLSLMRGDKIALVGPNGIGKTSMLRVLLGELQPHEGVIRRADNLAVAYFDQTRQALDPQLTVADNVAQGRTEITIGDKRRHIISYLQDFLFTPEQARGSIERLSGGEKNRLLLAKLLAQPANLLVLDEPTNDLDVESLEILETLLVDYPGAVLLVSHDRTFIDNTATACLWFEGYGKVTEVVGGYQDLRRYQTTVESEDLAAQSRANASQVKKQRPPRKSPRNRLSYHEKRRLESLPELIEATEQALHQLQEEINEPDFFAQPADITRGKLAELTQLEEKLEALLSEWEALEEKSGQ; via the coding sequence GGGGCTGGAAAATCCACTTTCTTGAAATTGCTGGCTGGGATTCAGGAGCCAGATTCTGGTGAGATCCTGAAAAAACAAGGGTTGCAGATAGCCTATGTCCCCCAGGGCCTGCCTGAAGGACTCACGGATACCGTTTTTTCTTATGTAGCGTCTGGTTTACGGGATGATGGCGATATCGTGGCGTCCTATCGGCGCGCCATTTTGCAGGGGGATGAAAGGCTGGACCATTGGCATGACCAAATGGAAGCGCGCTCACTGTGGACGTTAGAAACAAAGATTCAGCGCGCCCTTTCAGAAGCGGGACTTGACCCGAATCGACGGCTGGATGAACTCTCTGGCGGATGGAAGCGACGCGCAATGATTGCGCGTGCCATTGTCCAGCAGCCGGATGTCTTGTTGCTCGACGAGCCGACGAATCATCTTGATATTGGGGGCATTGAATGGCTTGAACGTCTTTTAGCGGATTGGCAGGGGGCTTTTGTCCTTGTCACCCATGACCGGGCCTTCATGGATCGGGTAGCATCGCAAATTGTCTTACTCGATAGAGCCAAGTTCTACTTTTTTCCGGGGAATTTTTCTGAGTTTGAGGCGCGTTGGCAAGCCGCCCAAGAAGCCGAAGCGCGCGCAGAGGCTCTGTTTGACAAGAAGTTGGCCGAAGAAGAGCAGTGGCTTAGGCAAGGAATTAAGGCGCGCAGAACACGCAATCAGGGAAGGGTACGGGCGCTCAAAGCGCTGCGGGAAGCGCGAGCGAAGCGATTACAGCGGCAAGGCCAAATGAAAAACGTTGTGGCGGATTTCGCGCCTGGTAGTCGACGAGTCATAGAAGCGCGAAATCTTGGGCTTAAAGTTGGCGACCACTGGTTGTTTCGGCATTTTGATTTGTCTTTGATGCGCGGCGACAAAATCGCCCTGGTGGGGCCAAATGGCATCGGTAAGACATCAATGCTACGAGTGCTCTTGGGGGAATTGCAACCGCATGAAGGTGTGATTCGTCGTGCAGACAATCTTGCGGTGGCGTATTTTGATCAAACTCGGCAAGCGCTCGATCCACAATTGACGGTGGCGGACAATGTGGCGCAAGGGCGCACGGAAATAACAATTGGTGATAAGCGCCGACATATTATCAGTTATCTTCAGGACTTTTTATTCACGCCTGAACAGGCAAGGGGATCGATTGAACGTTTGTCGGGTGGTGAAAAGAACAGATTATTGCTTGCCAAGCTTTTGGCACAACCGGCCAATCTATTGGTGCTCGATGAACCGACCAATGACCTAGATGTCGAAAGTCTCGAAATTCTTGAGACCCTTCTGGTAGATTATCCTGGTGCCGTGCTTTTGGTGAGTCATGACCGCACATTCATTGACAATACGGCGACCGCCTGCTTGTGGTTTGAAGGCTATGGTAAAGTCACAGAAGTGGTTGGTGGATATCAGGATTTGCGCCGATATCAAACAACTGTCGAGTCGGAAGACCTTGCAGCCCAAAGTAGGGCCAACGCATCGCAAGTGAAAAAACAACGGCCCCCAAGAAAATCACCACGAAATCGTTTGAGTTACCATGAAAAACGTCGTTTGGAGAGCTTGCCAGAATTGATAGAAGCCACAGAACAAGCGCTTCATCAGCTACAAGAAGAAATCAATGAACCGGATTTTTTTGCTCAGCCTGCCGATATCACACGTGGCAAACTGGCTGAACTGACGCAACTCGAAGAAAAGCTAGAGGCGTTGCTTTCGGAGTGGGAAGCCTTGGAAGAAAAGTCAGGGCAATAA